A single genomic interval of Streptococcus suis harbors:
- a CDS encoding ABC-F family ATP-binding cassette domain-containing protein has protein sequence MSILEVKNLSHGFGDRTIFENVSFRLLKGEHIGLVGANGEGKSTFMSIVTGQLQPDEGKVEWSRYVTAGYLDQHAKLEKGQSVRDVLRTAFDELFKTEARINDIYMSMAEEGADMDALMEEVGELQDRLESRDFYTLDAKIDEVARALGVMDYGMDKDVTELSGGQRTKVLLAKLLLEKPDILLLDEPTNYLDAEHIDWLKRYLQNYENAFVLISHDIPFLNDVINIVYHVENQLLTRYTGNYYQFQEVHAMKRAQLEAAYERQQKEIADLQDFVNRNKARVATRNMAMSRQKKLDKMEIIELQAEKPKPSFDFKMARTPSRFIFQTTDLEIGYDRVLTRRPLNLTFERNQKIAIVGANGIGKSTLLKSLLGIIPPLGGSVERGEYLELGYFEQEVAGGNRQTPLEAVWDAFPALNQAEVRAALARCGLTSKHIESQIQVLSGGEQAKVRFCLLMNRENNVLVLDEPTNHLDVDAKDELKRALQAYKGSILMVCHEPDFYEGWVDDVWDFNELT, from the coding sequence ATGAGTATTTTAGAAGTAAAGAATTTAAGTCATGGGTTTGGTGACCGCACGATTTTTGAGAATGTCTCCTTCCGTCTCTTGAAAGGGGAGCATATCGGTCTTGTCGGTGCCAATGGAGAAGGGAAATCGACCTTCATGTCCATCGTGACAGGTCAATTGCAGCCAGATGAGGGCAAGGTAGAATGGTCCCGCTATGTAACGGCAGGTTATTTGGACCAGCATGCTAAACTAGAAAAGGGTCAATCAGTCCGTGATGTCTTGCGGACAGCATTCGATGAACTCTTCAAGACAGAAGCTCGTATCAATGACATTTACATGTCTATGGCAGAAGAGGGTGCCGATATGGATGCCCTCATGGAAGAGGTTGGCGAACTGCAAGATCGTCTGGAAAGTCGTGATTTCTATACGCTGGATGCCAAGATTGACGAAGTTGCGCGTGCGCTTGGTGTCATGGACTATGGCATGGACAAGGATGTGACGGAGTTATCAGGGGGACAACGGACTAAGGTTCTTCTTGCAAAATTGCTCTTGGAGAAGCCTGATATCCTGCTTCTGGATGAGCCGACCAACTACTTGGATGCAGAGCATATTGACTGGCTCAAACGCTACTTGCAGAACTATGAAAATGCCTTTGTCTTGATTTCGCATGACATTCCTTTCTTGAATGATGTGATTAACATTGTCTACCATGTGGAAAATCAGCTTTTGACTCGCTACACAGGCAATTACTACCAATTCCAAGAAGTACACGCTATGAAGCGGGCTCAGTTAGAGGCTGCCTACGAACGCCAGCAGAAAGAAATCGCGGATTTGCAGGACTTCGTTAACCGCAACAAGGCCCGCGTTGCGACTCGAAACATGGCCATGTCTCGTCAGAAGAAGCTGGACAAGATGGAGATTATTGAGCTTCAAGCAGAGAAACCAAAGCCATCATTTGATTTCAAAATGGCTCGAACTCCAAGTCGCTTTATCTTCCAAACGACTGATTTGGAAATTGGTTATGACCGTGTCTTGACACGTAGGCCGCTCAATCTGACCTTTGAACGCAACCAGAAGATTGCCATTGTCGGTGCCAACGGTATCGGTAAATCCACTCTTCTTAAAAGTTTGCTGGGTATTATTCCACCGCTCGGTGGTTCTGTGGAGCGTGGGGAGTATTTGGAACTAGGCTATTTCGAGCAAGAAGTAGCTGGTGGTAATCGTCAGACGCCACTGGAAGCCGTTTGGGATGCCTTTCCAGCCCTCAATCAAGCAGAAGTTCGGGCTGCTCTAGCTCGTTGCGGTCTGACTTCCAAGCATATCGAAAGCCAGATCCAAGTCCTTTCAGGTGGTGAGCAGGCCAAAGTTCGCTTCTGTTTGCTTATGAACCGTGAAAACAATGTCCTGGTTCTCGACGAGCCGACTAACCACTTGGATGTGGATGCCAAGGATGAACTCAAACGTGCCCTTCAAGCCTATAAGGGCTCCATTCTCATGGTTTGCCACGAGCCTGATTTCTATGAAGGCTGGGTTGACGATGTATGGGATTTTAATGAATTGACATAA
- the glmM gene encoding phosphoglucosamine mutase — protein MGKYFGTDGVRGEANVELTPELAFKLGRFGGYVLSQHETDVPRVFVARDTRISGQMLEAALIAGLLSVGIHVYKLGVLATPGVAHLVKTEKASAGVMISASHNPAQDNGIKFFAGDGFKLDDALEAEIEALLDAEEDTLPRPSAQGLGDVVDYPEGLRKYESFLVSTGIQLEGMKVALDTANGAASTSARQIFADLGADLTVMAEKPDGLNINEGVGSTHPEKLQELVKETGSQIGLAFDGDSDRLIAVDENGDLVDGDRIMYIVGKYLAEKGLLAKNTIVTTVMSNLGFHKALDREGIEKAVTAVGDRYVVEEMRKEGYNVGGEQSGHVILMDYNTTGDGQLTAVQLTKIMKETGKTLSELAAEVTIYPQKLVNIRVENSMKDKAMEVPAIAAIIEKMEAEMAGNGRILVRPSGTEPLLRVMAEAPTDAEVDYYVDTIADVVRAEIGI, from the coding sequence ATGGGTAAATATTTTGGGACAGATGGTGTCCGTGGAGAAGCAAACGTAGAATTAACGCCAGAATTAGCATTCAAATTGGGTCGTTTTGGTGGTTATGTTCTTAGTCAACATGAAACGGATGTACCTCGTGTCTTTGTGGCGCGTGACACACGTATCTCAGGTCAAATGTTAGAGGCTGCCTTGATTGCAGGACTTCTATCAGTAGGGATTCATGTGTATAAATTGGGAGTTTTGGCGACACCGGGTGTTGCCCACCTAGTCAAAACTGAAAAAGCAAGTGCAGGTGTCATGATTTCTGCAAGTCATAACCCAGCGCAAGATAACGGTATCAAATTCTTTGCTGGTGATGGTTTCAAATTGGATGATGCATTGGAAGCGGAGATTGAAGCTCTCTTGGATGCTGAAGAAGATACACTTCCTCGTCCATCTGCACAAGGCTTGGGTGATGTGGTAGATTATCCAGAAGGCTTGCGTAAATACGAATCCTTCCTTGTTTCAACAGGTATTCAGCTAGAAGGTATGAAAGTTGCCTTGGATACTGCCAATGGCGCTGCCTCAACCTCTGCTCGTCAAATTTTTGCGGATTTGGGAGCAGATTTGACTGTAATGGCTGAAAAGCCAGACGGTTTGAACATCAACGAAGGCGTTGGCTCAACTCATCCTGAAAAATTGCAGGAATTGGTGAAAGAAACTGGCAGTCAAATCGGACTTGCCTTTGACGGAGACAGTGACCGACTGATTGCCGTTGATGAAAATGGTGATTTGGTAGATGGCGACCGCATCATGTATATCGTCGGCAAGTACTTAGCAGAAAAGGGGTTACTAGCTAAAAATACCATTGTGACAACTGTTATGTCCAACCTTGGTTTCCATAAGGCTTTGGATCGTGAAGGTATTGAAAAAGCAGTGACCGCTGTTGGTGACCGTTATGTGGTTGAAGAAATGCGCAAGGAAGGCTACAATGTCGGTGGTGAGCAGTCAGGACATGTGATTCTGATGGATTATAACACCACAGGCGACGGCCAGCTGACCGCTGTGCAATTGACCAAAATCATGAAAGAAACTGGTAAAACACTTTCTGAATTAGCAGCAGAAGTGACCATTTACCCACAAAAATTGGTCAATATCCGTGTGGAAAACAGCATGAAGGACAAGGCTATGGAAGTGCCAGCTATTGCAGCTATCATTGAAAAAATGGAAGCAGAAATGGCTGGCAACGGTCGTATCTTGGTTCGCCCAAGTGGTACTGAGCCCCTCTTGCGTGTCATGGCAGAAGCGCCAACGGATGCTGAAGTCGATTACTATGTGGACACCATTGCTGATGTGGTCCGTGCGGAAATTGGAATTTAA
- a CDS encoding YbbR-like domain-containing protein, with the protein MNDKFKAVGHLALSIFLALLLFFYATTTNYKNSESAAQNTESETYVHTLSNVPIEIEYDTNKYFISGFSSTVAVELRGSNRVLLQRESDESTRTFQVTADLRELSDGTQTVKLQLTNLPAGVSATLAPDAITVKIGKKVSKAFPVAGRVYSNQLAEGYSLSKVSVNVDTVKVTTDEETMAKIDRVEAVAMDVSNLSENYSGTAKLQAVDSDGNVLPVVLSQTEANMQIILTKTK; encoded by the coding sequence ATGAACGATAAGTTTAAAGCTGTAGGTCACTTAGCCTTATCTATTTTTCTAGCATTGTTGCTCTTTTTCTATGCAACAACCACCAACTATAAAAATTCAGAATCAGCTGCACAGAACACGGAGTCAGAAACCTATGTTCACACACTGAGCAATGTACCGATTGAGATTGAATATGATACAAACAAGTATTTTATTTCCGGATTTTCTTCGACAGTAGCAGTTGAATTAAGGGGCTCTAATCGTGTTCTCCTACAGAGAGAATCCGATGAGTCAACTCGGACGTTTCAAGTGACTGCGGATTTGAGAGAGTTGAGTGATGGGACACAGACTGTCAAGCTACAATTGACTAATTTGCCAGCAGGAGTGAGTGCGACACTAGCACCAGATGCGATTACCGTTAAGATTGGTAAAAAAGTTAGCAAGGCATTCCCGGTAGCTGGTAGAGTATATAGTAATCAATTGGCAGAGGGTTACAGTCTGTCTAAGGTTTCGGTCAACGTAGATACCGTTAAAGTGACAACGGATGAAGAAACAATGGCGAAGATTGATCGGGTCGAAGCTGTTGCGATGGATGTGAGCAATCTGTCTGAGAATTATAGTGGTACAGCTAAATTACAGGCTGTAGATAGCGACGGCAATGTCTTGCCAGTTGTACTGTCTCAGACGGAAGCAAATATGCAAATTATACTTACAAAAACAAAATAA
- the cdaA gene encoding diadenylate cyclase CdaA: MLNLNQLLDTGYWSSLIANPWTALLHLIDISIVVYLIYNFSKSIAGTKIMTLIRGVFLFIIVQIIASLFGLQTIAWLINQVITYGVIAAVVIFAPELRAMLEKLGRTTQIFGTNTVSAEEKLIVAFLKSVAYMSPRKIGALVAVEQAQTLQEYRATGIPLNADISQELLINIFIPNTPLHDGAVIVKEDKVAVACAYLPLSESAGISKEFGTRHRAAIGLSEVSDAFVFIVSEETGSISIARNGIFKHDLTLDEFEAELRATFISENVEKKSIWKRLGGGKHER, from the coding sequence ATGTTAAACCTAAACCAGTTACTGGATACAGGGTATTGGTCGAGTTTGATAGCCAATCCTTGGACCGCACTGTTGCACCTAATTGATATTAGTATAGTTGTTTATTTGATTTATAATTTTAGTAAGTCTATTGCAGGTACTAAAATTATGACATTGATTCGAGGGGTTTTTCTCTTCATTATTGTCCAGATTATAGCGAGTTTATTCGGTCTGCAGACGATTGCTTGGCTGATTAATCAAGTAATCACGTATGGGGTTATTGCAGCAGTAGTTATTTTTGCACCAGAGTTGCGCGCTATGCTTGAAAAACTCGGTAGAACAACTCAGATTTTTGGGACAAATACAGTGAGTGCAGAAGAAAAGTTAATTGTTGCTTTTCTCAAATCGGTTGCTTATATGTCTCCGCGTAAAATTGGTGCACTTGTGGCAGTAGAACAAGCCCAAACATTGCAAGAATATAGAGCAACGGGGATTCCACTCAATGCGGATATATCTCAGGAATTGTTAATAAATATTTTCATCCCGAATACACCGCTACATGATGGGGCTGTAATTGTCAAGGAAGACAAGGTAGCTGTTGCTTGTGCTTATTTGCCCCTGTCAGAGAGCGCAGGAATTTCAAAGGAATTTGGAACACGACATCGTGCAGCCATTGGCTTATCGGAGGTATCTGATGCGTTTGTGTTTATTGTTTCTGAAGAAACTGGCAGTATTTCTATTGCACGAAACGGGATATTTAAACATGATTTGACTTTGGATGAGTTTGAAGCAGAGTTGCGAGCGACTTTTATTTCTGAAAATGTAGAGAAAAAGTCCATCTGGAAGCGATTAGGAGGTGGCAAACATGAACGATAA
- the murT gene encoding lipid II isoglutaminyl synthase subunit MurT, protein MKINTALGILAGKGSQFILKKLGRGTTLPGKIALKFDKHILDSLAKDYEVVVITGTNGKTLTTALTVGILQEAFGEITTNTSGANMITGITATFLSAKKNKNGKKIAVLEIDEASLARVTDFIKPSLIVFTNIFRDQMDRYGEIYTTYQMILDGAAKAPHATILANGDSPLFNSTNVINPVKYYGFATEEHEPRLAHYNTEGVLCPHCHQIIQYKLNTYANLGSYICNNCGFCRPELDYKLTELKEITNTSSTFAIDGQDYKINIGGLYNIYNALAAVSVAEFFGVSPEKIKAGFDKSKAVFGRQETFKLGDKDCTLVLIKNPVGATQAIEMMKLAPYDFSLSVLLNANYADGIDTSWIWDADFEQITQMDIPQVFAGGVRSSEIARRLRVTGYPENQITETPKLEDIMTLIEQSSSQHAYILATYTAMLEFRDLLAQRQAVGKEMK, encoded by the coding sequence ATGAAAATAAATACAGCTTTGGGTATTCTAGCAGGAAAAGGTTCCCAGTTCATTTTGAAAAAACTAGGACGTGGTACTACCCTACCTGGAAAAATTGCCCTCAAATTCGATAAACATATTTTAGATAGTTTGGCTAAGGATTATGAAGTCGTTGTTATTACTGGAACCAATGGTAAAACTCTAACAACAGCCTTGACCGTAGGTATCCTTCAAGAAGCCTTTGGAGAAATTACGACCAACACCAGCGGTGCCAATATGATTACAGGGATTACGGCAACATTTTTATCTGCCAAGAAAAACAAAAATGGTAAGAAGATTGCCGTCTTGGAGATTGACGAAGCAAGTCTTGCCCGCGTGACCGACTTTATCAAGCCTAGTCTGATTGTCTTTACCAATATCTTCCGTGACCAGATGGACCGCTACGGTGAGATTTATACCACCTACCAGATGATTTTGGACGGGGCTGCCAAGGCTCCTCATGCGACCATTCTCGCCAACGGTGACAGCCCGCTTTTTAACTCGACAAACGTTATCAATCCAGTAAAATACTACGGTTTTGCGACGGAAGAACATGAACCTCGTCTGGCCCATTACAATACCGAAGGCGTTCTCTGTCCTCATTGCCACCAGATTATCCAGTACAAGCTAAATACCTACGCTAACTTGGGCAGCTATATCTGTAACAACTGTGGCTTTTGTCGACCTGAGCTGGACTACAAGTTAACTGAACTGAAAGAGATTACCAATACTTCTTCCACCTTTGCTATTGACGGTCAGGATTATAAGATTAACATCGGAGGCCTCTACAACATCTACAATGCCCTAGCAGCTGTCAGCGTAGCAGAATTTTTCGGCGTATCTCCTGAAAAAATCAAGGCAGGATTTGACAAATCAAAGGCAGTCTTCGGTCGCCAAGAAACATTTAAGTTGGGTGATAAAGATTGTACATTGGTCTTGATTAAAAACCCTGTCGGTGCAACCCAGGCTATTGAAATGATGAAACTGGCTCCATACGATTTCAGCCTGTCCGTCCTTCTCAATGCCAACTACGCTGACGGAATTGATACCAGCTGGATTTGGGACGCTGACTTTGAACAAATCACTCAAATGGACATTCCACAAGTCTTTGCAGGCGGTGTTCGTTCGTCTGAAATCGCCCGTCGTCTCCGTGTGACTGGCTATCCTGAGAACCAGATTACTGAAACACCAAAACTAGAAGACATCATGACCTTGATTGAGCAATCGAGTAGCCAACATGCTTATATTTTAGCTACTTATACAGCTATGCTCGAATTCCGTGACCTGCTGGCTCAACGCCAAGCCGTTGGAAAGGAGATGAAATAA